The following DNA comes from Actinomycetota bacterium.
GACGAGCGCCGTCGTCACGCCATCAGCGAGCCAGATGTGCTGCAGCTCCACCGTCAGGCGGCGGCGCGCGACCGCGTCGAGGGAACCCATGGGTTCGTCCAGCAACAGCAACGCCGGTCGGAGCACGAGTGCTCGGGCGATCGAAGCACGCTGGCGCATTCCGCCAGAGAGCTGGGCCGGCCGGGCGTCCGCGAAGGCATCGAGACCAACAAGGCGTAGCAACGAATCCACTCGAGCCTTGTCAGGCGACTGGCCGGCCAGATGGAACGGCAGAGCGACATTGGCACGGGTCGAGAGCCAGGGCAGCAGACCGTGGTCCTGGAAGGCGATGCCGATCCGGTGAAGCCGTGACAGCTCATGGGGTTCCATCCCAGCGACCAACACATCGCCAGCACTTGGCGTAATGAGGCCGCCGAGCATCCGAAGTAGCGTGGACTTGCCGCACCCTGATGGCCCGAGGAGCGCGACGAGTTCGCCGGCGCCAATCGTGAACGACACGTCCTCGACGGCCCGCAGGGACATGCCTCGGCGGCCCGGGAACTCGTGCGTCACCCCATCGACGGTGACGTTGCAGGCATCAGGTGCGACCAGCCGCGTATCGCGGTAGCGAACTGTTCTCGCCCTCATCCGGTCAGCTTATCGGACGAAAGCTTCAGTGTGTAGCAAATCGGTCGTCAGCCGCGTTGCATCGGGTCGGGGTCGGCGGCGACCCGGCGCACGTGGTCGACGACCTGGTCGAGGGGGACGGGCCGCTGGTCGCGGGCGGCCATGTCGCGGACGGCGGCCTGGCCGGCGGCCAGCTCCTGCTCGCCCAGGATGACCACGGTGCGGGCCCCGGCCTTGGCGGCGGCCTTCATGTGGCCGTTGAGGGTCCGGACGGTGTAGGGCAGGTCGGCGACCAGGCCGGCCCGGCGCAGGTCGCGGACCACGGCCTGGGCCGGGCCCTTGGCCGCGGCCGTCAACGGCAGGACGAGGGCGTCCAGGCGCCAGGGGTCGGCCGGGAGGCGGCCGGCCTGCTCCAGGGCGAGCACGGTCCGGT
Coding sequences within:
- a CDS encoding ATP-binding cassette domain-containing protein, producing MRARTVRYRDTRLVAPDACNVTVDGVTHEFPGRRGMSLRAVEDVSFTIGAGELVALLGPSGCGKSTLLRMLGGLITPSAGDVLVAGMEPHELSRLHRIGIAFQDHGLLPWLSTRANVALPFHLAGQSPDKARVDSLLRLVGLDAFADARPAQLSGGMRQRASIARALVLRPALLLLDEPMGSLDAVARRRLTVELQHIWLADGVTTALVTHSVEEAVFLADRVLVLSARPGRVLADRPVPFSRPRDASLLRDAAFHGVAAELEGLLQAGW